A portion of the Deltaproteobacteria bacterium genome contains these proteins:
- a CDS encoding CoA-binding protein: MSILVGRDTTFLVQGITGREAVNLTRECLDYGSQVVAGVTPGRAGRDVYGVPVYDSVRDAVAKHGPVHGSVISVPPGFVRDAAFEAIENGVKLIVIVTENIPRQEVAQMVELAGLRGARIIGPNCLGLITPGECKMGGIGGPAANTRQAYTRGPIGIMSRSGGMTTEIASTLTAAGLGQSTAVSIGGDAIIGTTYAELMPLFEADPETRAIAIYSEPGGRMEAELAEWVTANRSRLPVVAFMAGRFMDEMQGMRFGHAGTIVEGKEDTTAAKIERMEKAGISVAERIEEIPKLLQKRLGEGA, translated from the coding sequence ATGTCGATCCTGGTCGGCAGGGACACGACCTTCCTGGTGCAGGGCATCACCGGCCGCGAGGCGGTGAACCTGACCCGCGAGTGCCTCGACTACGGCTCCCAGGTGGTCGCCGGCGTCACGCCGGGGCGCGCGGGCCGCGACGTCTACGGCGTGCCGGTCTACGACTCGGTCCGCGACGCGGTCGCCAAGCACGGGCCGGTGCACGGCTCGGTGATCTCGGTGCCGCCCGGCTTCGTGCGCGACGCCGCCTTCGAGGCGATCGAGAACGGCGTGAAGCTGATCGTGATCGTCACCGAGAACATCCCGCGCCAGGAGGTGGCGCAGATGGTGGAGCTGGCCGGCCTGCGCGGCGCGCGCATCATCGGCCCGAACTGCCTGGGCCTGATCACGCCGGGCGAGTGCAAGATGGGCGGGATCGGAGGCCCGGCCGCGAACACGCGCCAGGCCTACACGCGGGGGCCGATCGGGATCATGTCGCGCTCGGGCGGCATGACCACCGAGATCGCGAGCACGCTCACCGCCGCCGGGCTCGGCCAGAGCACGGCGGTGTCGATCGGAGGCGACGCGATCATCGGCACCACCTACGCCGAGCTGATGCCGCTCTTCGAGGCCGACCCGGAGACGCGCGCGATCGCGATCTACTCGGAGCCGGGCGGCCGCATGGAGGCGGAGCTGGCCGAGTGGGTCACCGCCAACCGCAGCCGGCTCCCGGTGGTGGCGTTCATGGCGGGCCGCTTCATGGACGAGATGCAGGGCATGCGCTTCGGCCACGCCGGCACCATCGTCGAGGGCAAGGAGGACACCACGGCGGCCAAGATCGAGCGCATGGAGAAGGCGGGCATCTCGGTGGCGGAGCGCATCGAGGAGATCCCGAAGCTGCTCCAGAAGCGCCTCGGGGAGGGCGCCTGA
- a CDS encoding adenosylcobalamin-dependent ribonucleoside-diphosphate reductase: MELSANARRVLEARYLARREDGRVCEDWEGLVTRVARAVASVEKEWGGDVARREEEFSAAITRGEFLPNSPTLMNAGTPLGQLAACFVLPVEDRLESVFDALKQMAMIHQSGGGTGFSFSSLRPAGDVVQGTAGVASGPVAFMGVFDAATAVVKQGGRRRGANMGVLRVDHPDVVDFIRAKAERGQLSNFNVSLSTPDSFWHAVEAGSDFALVNPRNGRPVRSLDARWLLDEIARFAWATGDPGLLFIDAVNRANPTPQLGPLEATNPCGELPLLPNEACNLGSLRLDAFVRDGRLDWECLERAVDLGVRFLDDVIEASRYPFPAITAIVRGNRKIGLGVMGFADLLVDLGIPYDAPEATALAERLMARIRARAETASARLAEERGAFPNWEGSRQAARGLRLRNATVTSIAPTGTISILAGCAGGIEPFFALAFVRHVLDGARLPETNPRFEAALRRAGAWSEELVARVRAEGSARHLPGVPEPVARLFPSAYDVAPERHLDVQQAFQKHVDNAVSKTVNLPARATPEDVRAIYLSAWRRGLKGVTVFREGSKGAEAVLVRGARGELEVPEHFAGDCSDALCA, encoded by the coding sequence ATGGAGCTGTCGGCGAACGCACGGCGCGTGCTCGAAGCGCGCTACCTCGCGCGGCGCGAGGACGGCCGCGTCTGCGAGGACTGGGAAGGGCTCGTGACGCGCGTGGCGCGCGCGGTGGCGTCGGTCGAGAAGGAGTGGGGCGGCGACGTGGCACGGCGCGAGGAGGAGTTCTCCGCGGCGATCACGCGCGGCGAGTTCCTGCCCAACTCACCGACCCTGATGAACGCCGGCACCCCGCTCGGGCAGCTCGCCGCCTGCTTCGTCCTGCCCGTCGAGGACCGCCTCGAGAGCGTCTTCGACGCGCTCAAGCAGATGGCGATGATCCACCAGTCCGGTGGCGGCACCGGCTTCTCGTTCTCCTCGCTGCGCCCGGCCGGCGACGTGGTGCAGGGCACCGCGGGCGTCGCCTCGGGGCCGGTCGCGTTCATGGGCGTCTTCGACGCGGCCACGGCCGTCGTCAAGCAGGGCGGGCGGCGGCGCGGCGCGAACATGGGCGTCCTGCGCGTCGACCACCCCGACGTGGTCGACTTCATCCGCGCCAAGGCGGAGCGTGGCCAGCTCAGCAACTTCAACGTGTCGCTCTCGACGCCCGATTCGTTCTGGCACGCGGTCGAGGCAGGCAGCGACTTCGCGCTCGTGAACCCGCGCAACGGCCGCCCCGTGCGCAGCCTCGACGCGCGCTGGCTGCTCGACGAGATCGCGCGCTTCGCCTGGGCCACCGGCGACCCGGGCCTGCTCTTCATCGACGCGGTCAACCGGGCGAACCCGACGCCGCAGCTCGGCCCGCTCGAGGCCACCAATCCCTGCGGCGAGCTGCCGCTGCTCCCGAACGAGGCCTGCAACCTGGGCTCGCTGCGCCTCGACGCCTTCGTGCGCGACGGCCGCCTCGACTGGGAGTGCCTCGAGCGCGCCGTCGACCTGGGCGTGCGTTTCCTCGACGACGTGATCGAGGCCAGCCGCTACCCGTTCCCGGCGATCACGGCGATCGTGCGCGGCAACCGCAAGATCGGGCTCGGCGTGATGGGCTTCGCGGACCTGCTCGTGGACCTCGGCATCCCCTACGACGCGCCCGAGGCCACGGCGCTCGCCGAGCGGCTGATGGCGCGCATCCGTGCGCGCGCCGAGACCGCCTCGGCGCGGCTGGCCGAGGAGCGCGGCGCCTTCCCGAACTGGGAGGGCTCGCGCCAGGCCGCGCGCGGCCTGCGCCTGCGCAATGCCACCGTCACCTCGATCGCGCCGACCGGGACGATCTCGATCCTGGCCGGCTGCGCGGGCGGCATCGAGCCCTTCTTCGCGCTCGCCTTCGTGCGCCACGTGCTCGACGGCGCGCGGCTGCCGGAGACGAACCCGCGCTTCGAGGCCGCGCTGCGCCGGGCCGGGGCGTGGAGCGAGGAGCTCGTGGCGCGCGTGCGGGCGGAGGGCTCCGCCCGCCACCTGCCGGGCGTCCCCGAGCCCGTCGCGCGCCTCTTCCCGAGCGCCTACGACGTCGCCCCCGAGCGGCACCTCGACGTCCAGCAGGCCTTCCAGAAGCACGTCGACAACGCGGTCTCGAAGACGGTGAACCTGCCGGCGCGGGCGACGCCCGAGGACGTGCGCGCGATCTACCTCTCGGCCTGGCGGCGCGGCCTCAAGGGCGTGACGGTGTTCCGCGAGGGCTCGAAGGGGGCCGAGGCCGTCCTGGTGCGGGGTGCGCGCGGGGAGCTCGAGGTCCCGGAGCACTTCGCCGGGGACTGCAGCGACGCGCTCTGCGCCTGA
- a CDS encoding glutathione S-transferase N-terminal domain-containing protein: MIDLHYWPTPNGWKISIALEEMGLPYRVVPVDIGRGEQFRPDFLAISPNGRIPAIVDHAPPGGGAPLPVFESGAILLYLGEKSGRFLPADPRGRVAVSEWLLWQVGGLGPMLGQHGHFRLYAADRIPYAIERYRREAERLYGVLDRRLAGHEHVAGAYSIADMAIWPWIVTWKQQGIELARFPHVRRWYDALKQRPALRRGYDLGRAWRGQASEASAQRAEGERSA; this comes from the coding sequence GTGATCGACCTCCACTACTGGCCGACCCCGAACGGCTGGAAGATCTCGATCGCCCTCGAGGAGATGGGGCTTCCCTACCGGGTCGTGCCCGTGGACATCGGGCGCGGCGAGCAGTTCCGCCCCGACTTCCTGGCGATCAGCCCGAACGGCCGCATCCCGGCGATCGTCGACCACGCGCCGCCCGGTGGCGGCGCGCCGCTCCCGGTCTTCGAGTCGGGCGCGATCCTGCTCTACCTCGGCGAGAAGAGCGGGCGCTTCCTGCCGGCCGACCCGCGCGGGCGCGTCGCGGTGAGCGAGTGGCTGCTCTGGCAGGTGGGCGGCCTCGGCCCGATGCTCGGCCAGCACGGCCACTTCCGGCTCTACGCCGCCGACCGGATCCCCTACGCGATCGAGCGCTACCGCCGCGAGGCCGAGCGCCTCTACGGCGTGCTCGACCGGCGGCTCGCCGGCCACGAGCACGTGGCCGGCGCCTACTCGATCGCCGACATGGCGATCTGGCCCTGGATCGTGACCTGGAAGCAGCAGGGCATCGAGCTCGCACGCTTCCCGCACGTGCGGCGCTGGTACGACGCCCTGAAGCAACGCCCGGCCCTCCGCCGCGGCTACGACCTCGGCCGCGCCTGGCGCGGGCAAGCGAGCGAAGCGAGCGCGCAGCGAGCCGAAGGCGAGCGAAGTGCATGA
- a CDS encoding Re/Si-specific NAD(P)(+) transhydrogenase subunit alpha — MKVVAPRETAPGERRVAIVPEVAKQLAKAGLELAVEAGAGLGAGAPDEAYERAGVRVVADRAALLGAADLVLQVQPPDDTELALLRPGSVLVSFLRPLDEPARAARLAERGITSFAMELVPRITRAQAIDALSSQASLAGYRAVLLAALALGKVLPMMTTAAGTIAAARLLVIGAGVAGLQAIATARRLGAVTEAYDTRPAVKEQVESLGARFLALPLDTSGAEGAGGYAKAQSDEFLAKQRALLSERVRAADAVITTAQVPGARAPLLIEAEVVAGMKPGAVIVDLAAAGGGNCALTRADETVVAHGVTILGPTNLPSDAAVDASRVYARNLANLVALLVKDGALTLDLEDEVVRGSLLTHEGRVVAEAVRARLGS, encoded by the coding sequence ATGAAGGTCGTTGCGCCCCGAGAGACCGCGCCCGGCGAACGCCGGGTGGCGATCGTGCCCGAAGTGGCCAAGCAGCTCGCGAAGGCGGGGCTCGAGCTGGCCGTCGAGGCGGGGGCCGGGCTCGGTGCGGGGGCGCCGGACGAGGCCTACGAGCGCGCCGGCGTGCGCGTGGTGGCCGACCGCGCGGCCCTGCTCGGCGCGGCCGACCTGGTGCTGCAGGTGCAGCCGCCCGACGACACCGAGCTCGCGCTCCTGCGCCCCGGGAGCGTGCTCGTGTCGTTCCTGCGCCCGCTCGACGAGCCCGCCCGCGCGGCGCGCCTCGCGGAGCGCGGCATCACCAGCTTCGCGATGGAGCTCGTGCCGCGCATCACGCGCGCGCAGGCGATCGACGCGCTCTCCTCGCAGGCCTCGCTGGCGGGCTACCGGGCGGTTCTGCTCGCGGCGCTCGCGCTCGGCAAGGTGCTGCCCATGATGACCACCGCCGCCGGCACGATCGCCGCGGCGCGACTGCTCGTGATCGGCGCCGGTGTCGCGGGACTCCAGGCGATCGCCACCGCCCGCAGGCTCGGCGCGGTGACGGAGGCCTACGACACGCGGCCGGCCGTGAAGGAGCAGGTCGAGAGCCTGGGCGCGCGCTTCCTCGCGCTGCCGCTCGACACGAGCGGCGCCGAGGGCGCCGGCGGCTACGCGAAGGCGCAGAGCGACGAGTTCCTGGCCAAGCAGCGCGCGCTCCTCTCCGAGCGCGTGCGCGCGGCCGACGCGGTGATCACGACCGCCCAGGTGCCCGGCGCGCGCGCGCCGCTGCTGATCGAGGCCGAGGTGGTGGCCGGCATGAAGCCGGGCGCCGTGATCGTCGATCTCGCGGCGGCAGGCGGCGGCAACTGCGCCCTCACGCGGGCGGACGAGACCGTCGTCGCCCACGGCGTCACGATCCTGGGCCCGACCAACCTGCCCTCCGACGCGGCGGTCGACGCCAGCCGCGTCTACGCGCGCAACCTCGCGAACCTGGTGGCGCTGCTCGTGAAGGACGGCGCGCTCACGCTCGACCTCGAGGACGAGGTGGTGCGCGGCTCGCTGCTCACCCACGAGGGGCGGGTCGTCGCGGAGGCGGTGCGGGCGCGGCTCGGGAGCTGA
- a CDS encoding acetate--CoA ligase family protein, whose protein sequence is MRFYEYESKALFRRHGMPLPKSGLAREAADARRIASEIGGPVVLKSQVLSGGRMKAGAVRFAETPDQAAAHYEAIVPIVVNGQRCRAVLVEEKKGIAQEYFAAITWDGRRKCPVLVFSDMGGIDVEEVAEKHPEHVSKTHFSSLFPITPRIAKEAIGATGVTGDALNRLTPIVFELMRVFLAYDLTLAEINPLARLEDGRFVVLDGHIDMEAEARGKHKPLLAELAIAPEETRQAREATPFEIRGAEINAQDHRGVAGNVVGFDGDLGLVIGAGGGSLTLFDAVRKHGGRPANYCEIGGNPSVNKAKELTKLILSKPGVRKIAVMMNVVSNTRVDIVARGVIKGCIEAGKKPSEVIAIFRIPGAWEGEGFKILRKYGVDYCDRSVSMYEAAGKAVAKMRA, encoded by the coding sequence ATGCGCTTCTACGAGTACGAGTCGAAGGCGCTGTTCCGGCGCCACGGGATGCCGCTCCCGAAGAGCGGGCTCGCCCGCGAGGCCGCCGACGCGCGCCGGATCGCCTCCGAGATCGGCGGCCCGGTGGTGCTGAAGAGCCAGGTGCTCTCGGGCGGGCGCATGAAGGCCGGCGCCGTCCGCTTCGCCGAGACGCCCGACCAGGCGGCCGCCCACTACGAGGCGATCGTGCCGATCGTGGTGAACGGCCAGCGCTGCCGCGCCGTGCTGGTCGAGGAGAAGAAGGGGATCGCGCAGGAGTACTTCGCCGCGATCACCTGGGACGGCCGCCGCAAGTGCCCGGTGCTGGTCTTCAGCGACATGGGCGGGATCGACGTCGAGGAGGTGGCCGAGAAGCACCCCGAGCACGTCTCGAAGACGCACTTCTCCTCGCTCTTCCCGATCACGCCGCGCATCGCGAAGGAGGCGATCGGCGCCACCGGCGTCACGGGCGACGCGCTCAACCGCCTCACCCCGATCGTCTTCGAGCTGATGCGCGTCTTCCTGGCCTACGACCTCACGCTCGCCGAGATCAACCCGCTGGCGCGGCTCGAGGACGGGCGCTTCGTCGTCCTCGACGGGCACATCGACATGGAGGCCGAGGCGCGCGGCAAGCACAAGCCGCTCCTCGCGGAGCTCGCCATCGCGCCCGAGGAGACGCGCCAGGCGCGCGAGGCGACGCCCTTCGAGATCCGCGGCGCCGAGATCAACGCGCAGGACCACCGCGGCGTGGCCGGCAACGTGGTCGGCTTCGACGGCGACCTCGGGCTCGTGATCGGCGCCGGCGGCGGCTCGCTGACCCTCTTCGACGCGGTCCGCAAGCACGGGGGCCGCCCGGCCAACTACTGCGAGATCGGCGGCAACCCGTCGGTGAACAAGGCCAAGGAGCTCACCAAGCTGATCCTCTCGAAGCCGGGCGTGCGCAAGATCGCGGTGATGATGAACGTGGTCTCCAACACCCGCGTGGACATCGTGGCGCGCGGGGTGATCAAGGGCTGCATCGAGGCCGGCAAGAAGCCCTCGGAGGTGATCGCGATCTTCCGCATCCCGGGCGCGTGGGAGGGCGAGGGCTTCAAGATCCTGCGGAAGTACGGCGTCGACTACTGCGACCGCTCGGTCTCGATGTACGAGGCGGCCGGCAAGGCCGTCGCGAAGATGAGGGCGTGA
- a CDS encoding zinc-binding alcohol dehydrogenase family protein, with translation MPRAYSISAPSIAAERERVGGRLEDFDIARVVKLEETALRPMGPGDVHLRILAVSGEHNINHAALADTVNITELRGGKIYPGNSAVGEVVAVGANVTKFAPGDIVVTHCNGEPDVYGYPLRIWAYDQPESIGWYGEEAVVGEWQLVPAPLDCGLNLWEIAALPLRAPTAYHMWRRALGIYRLKVSRERKAVLNVLSFGGGVGECFLMLARSEGHNAFFCSGTPERRDALQKLGIVGIDQKQFHRFAGKGDVRAFTEACKKLTGGEQMHIVADMLRGPVFAAGLAVAAREGVNVSAGWQLSQVVEYNSTLMSVKQVTIDHTHYETVDGCWAATELYGRVFKPTVHKEIYAFEDLPRAFHEMHQNVQTGIPIVRVATQMPEAVKRLV, from the coding sequence ATGCCGCGTGCCTACTCGATCAGCGCCCCCTCGATCGCCGCCGAGCGCGAGCGCGTCGGCGGCCGGCTCGAGGACTTCGACATCGCGCGCGTCGTGAAGCTCGAAGAGACCGCGCTGCGCCCGATGGGGCCCGGCGACGTGCACCTGCGCATCCTCGCCGTCTCGGGCGAGCACAACATCAACCACGCCGCGCTCGCCGACACGGTGAACATCACCGAGCTGCGCGGCGGCAAGATCTACCCGGGCAACTCGGCGGTGGGCGAGGTGGTGGCGGTCGGCGCGAACGTCACGAAGTTCGCCCCGGGCGACATCGTCGTCACGCACTGCAACGGCGAGCCCGACGTCTACGGCTACCCGCTGCGGATCTGGGCCTACGACCAGCCCGAGTCGATCGGCTGGTACGGCGAGGAGGCGGTGGTCGGCGAGTGGCAGCTCGTGCCGGCGCCGCTCGACTGCGGGCTGAACCTGTGGGAGATCGCCGCGCTCCCGCTGCGCGCGCCGACCGCCTACCACATGTGGCGGCGCGCGCTCGGGATCTACCGGCTCAAGGTGTCGCGCGAGCGGAAGGCCGTGCTGAACGTGCTCTCCTTCGGCGGCGGCGTCGGCGAGTGCTTCCTGATGCTCGCCCGGAGCGAGGGCCACAACGCCTTCTTCTGCTCGGGCACGCCCGAGCGGCGCGACGCGCTCCAGAAGCTCGGCATCGTCGGCATCGACCAGAAGCAGTTCCACCGCTTCGCCGGCAAGGGCGACGTCCGGGCCTTCACCGAGGCGTGCAAGAAGCTCACCGGTGGCGAGCAGATGCACATCGTCGCCGACATGCTGCGCGGCCCCGTCTTCGCGGCCGGCCTCGCGGTGGCGGCCCGCGAGGGCGTCAACGTCTCGGCCGGCTGGCAGCTCTCGCAGGTCGTCGAGTACAACTCGACCCTGATGAGCGTGAAGCAGGTCACGATCGACCACACCCACTACGAGACCGTGGACGGCTGCTGGGCCGCGACCGAGCTCTACGGCCGCGTCTTCAAGCCCACCGTGCACAAGGAGATCTACGCCTTCGAGGACCTGCCGCGCGCCTTCCACGAGATGCACCAGAACGTGCAGACCGGCATCCCGATCGTGCGCGTCGCCACGCAGATGCCGGAGGCGGTGAAGCGGCTGGTGTAG
- a CDS encoding MaoC family dehydratase → MSEPRVIRKPIGNFLEDFVPGQTFRHKGGKTLTEGLFSTFTEFTMTTNPLAKNARYARTYGFEGLVCPPGLVMLLAFSQTVEDVSENARANLEYIDMRFGAPVYVGDTIEVETKVLGVSASKSNPRLGVVHVQSVARKNLGARDEAVVLAWQRKVQVWKRDEAAELHTGSAEPDAVAVELWLPSFDPARDYKALAHLSNADTYFEDFTPGTRIEHSRGRTMTSEHIHLTAVLDNTSQVHCNQFMIDLDPKQYVGGELIIFGGIPFVLCLGLSCPNVGDNALGDLVYATGRHTAPLFAGDTVFAATEILARRDHPTREDLGILETRLLGHKFVRSKDGEEESAEAPPGWKKVQIFELERALVVKRRSHYA, encoded by the coding sequence GTGTCCGAGCCCCGCGTGATCCGCAAGCCGATCGGCAACTTCCTCGAGGACTTCGTGCCGGGGCAGACCTTCCGGCACAAGGGCGGCAAGACCCTGACCGAGGGCCTCTTCAGCACCTTCACCGAGTTCACGATGACCACGAACCCGCTGGCCAAGAACGCGCGCTATGCGCGGACCTACGGCTTCGAGGGCCTCGTCTGCCCGCCCGGGCTCGTGATGCTGCTGGCCTTCAGCCAGACCGTCGAGGACGTTTCGGAGAACGCCCGCGCCAACCTCGAGTACATCGACATGCGCTTCGGCGCGCCCGTCTACGTGGGCGACACGATCGAGGTCGAGACCAAGGTGCTCGGCGTCTCCGCCTCGAAGTCGAACCCGCGGCTCGGGGTCGTGCACGTGCAGTCGGTGGCGCGCAAGAACCTGGGCGCGCGCGACGAGGCCGTCGTGCTGGCCTGGCAGCGCAAGGTGCAGGTCTGGAAGCGCGACGAGGCGGCCGAGCTGCACACGGGCAGCGCCGAGCCCGACGCGGTGGCGGTCGAGCTGTGGCTGCCGTCCTTCGACCCGGCGCGCGACTACAAGGCGCTGGCCCATCTCTCCAACGCCGACACCTACTTCGAGGACTTCACGCCCGGCACCCGCATCGAGCACTCGCGCGGCCGCACCATGACCAGCGAGCACATCCACCTGACGGCGGTGCTCGACAACACCAGCCAGGTGCACTGCAACCAGTTCATGATCGACCTCGACCCGAAGCAGTACGTGGGCGGCGAGCTGATCATCTTCGGCGGGATCCCCTTCGTGCTCTGCCTCGGGCTCTCGTGCCCGAACGTCGGCGACAACGCGCTCGGCGACCTCGTCTACGCGACCGGCCGCCACACCGCGCCGCTCTTCGCGGGCGACACCGTCTTCGCGGCCACCGAGATCCTCGCCAGGCGCGACCACCCGACGCGCGAGGACCTCGGCATCCTCGAGACGCGGCTCCTCGGCCACAAGTTCGTGCGGAGCAAGGACGGCGAGGAGGAGAGCGCCGAAGCCCCGCCGGGCTGGAAGAAGGTGCAGATCTTCGAGCTCGAGCGCGCGCTGGTCGTGAAGCGCCGCAGCCACTACGCGTGA
- a CDS encoding VWA domain-containing protein, whose product MAKRSRCRLALLFLLLLAPPARGADGWLVIEAPGPGARTSLPLVEVRGQAAPGGAAAHDLVIALDVSDSVLLPSGWDVDGDGPGDRSEPWWAEAYGRDPVLARRARETDLDDSVLMAEITAARALLDRLDLTRDRAALVAFSDAASVLAPLGSSRAALDAALAALPRELTRWGRGTNFGDAIAVAQQALGDDPDALARGEDGARAGRRRAILFLSDGEPTMPAGRDMPRQHALWSAGAAAAAGIRIYSFALGDGSGAGGLPEDQAGLDTFAELAARTGGRFERLARAGDAIARLPETDLVGLASLHVVNATTGRPARALRRFPDGRFDGFVELAPGPNRLQVEAEASDGARASAERDVQRTAGPADAAATPALLEELRRRTREVELRAEMERTRRVRSSRELEIRVEDPPQVLP is encoded by the coding sequence ATGGCGAAGCGTTCCCGGTGCCGGCTCGCGCTCCTCTTCCTCCTGCTCCTCGCCCCGCCCGCCCGCGGCGCCGACGGCTGGCTCGTGATCGAGGCGCCGGGGCCGGGCGCACGCACCTCGCTCCCGCTCGTCGAGGTGCGCGGCCAGGCCGCCCCGGGCGGGGCCGCCGCCCACGACCTCGTGATCGCCCTCGACGTCTCCGACTCGGTGCTGCTGCCCTCGGGCTGGGACGTGGACGGCGACGGGCCCGGCGACCGCTCGGAGCCGTGGTGGGCGGAGGCCTACGGCCGCGATCCGGTGCTCGCCCGGCGCGCCCGCGAGACCGACCTCGACGACAGCGTCCTGATGGCCGAGATCACCGCCGCCCGCGCCCTGCTCGACCGCCTCGACCTCACGCGCGATCGCGCCGCGCTGGTCGCGTTCTCCGATGCCGCGAGCGTGCTCGCCCCGCTCGGCAGCTCGCGCGCGGCGCTCGACGCCGCGCTCGCGGCCCTGCCCCGCGAGCTCACGCGCTGGGGCCGGGGCACCAACTTCGGCGACGCGATCGCCGTCGCCCAGCAGGCGCTCGGCGACGACCCCGACGCGCTCGCGCGCGGTGAGGACGGCGCCCGGGCGGGGCGGCGGCGCGCGATCCTGTTCCTCTCCGACGGCGAGCCCACGATGCCGGCCGGCCGCGACATGCCCCGCCAGCACGCGCTCTGGTCGGCGGGCGCCGCGGCCGCCGCCGGCATCCGCATCTACTCCTTCGCGCTCGGCGACGGATCCGGCGCGGGAGGCCTCCCGGAGGACCAGGCCGGCCTCGACACCTTCGCGGAGCTGGCGGCGCGCACCGGCGGCCGCTTCGAGCGCCTCGCGCGTGCCGGCGACGCGATCGCCCGCCTGCCCGAGACCGACCTCGTCGGGCTCGCCTCGCTGCACGTCGTGAACGCGACCACGGGCCGTCCGGCCCGCGCCCTGCGCCGCTTCCCGGACGGCCGCTTCGACGGCTTCGTCGAGCTCGCGCCCGGCCCGAACCGGCTGCAGGTCGAGGCCGAGGCCAGCGACGGCGCCCGCGCCAGCGCCGAGCGCGACGTGCAGCGCACGGCAGGGCCTGCCGACGCGGCCGCCACCCCCGCGCTCCTCGAGGAGCTGCGCCGCCGCACGCGTGAGGTCGAGCTGCGCGCCGAGATGGAGCGCACGCGGCGGGTGCGCTCCTCGCGCGAGCTCGAGATCCGGGTCGAGGACCCGCCTCAGGTCTTGCCGTAG
- a CDS encoding M15 family metallopeptidase, producing MTRRKGAASGRALAIAFALWALGSLPGCGGGGPREPEPPPGPPLVAVADLDDTILEDIRYAGADNFVGAPIPGYEAPRCLLVEPAARALVAVQADLRAVGMGLQVFDCYRPKRAVDRFVRWAAEPGEHTKEAYYPRVPKGELVTRGYIAATSAHSRGATVDLTLVALDSWGGATPLDMGTPFDFFDERSHADSTGVPAEARENRRRLRDAMQRRGFRPLAQEWWHFSYQPEPYPDRAFDVPIR from the coding sequence GTGACACGCCGCAAGGGGGCAGCGTCGGGTCGGGCGCTCGCGATCGCGTTCGCGCTCTGGGCCCTGGGCTCGCTCCCCGGCTGCGGAGGCGGTGGCCCGCGCGAGCCCGAGCCGCCGCCCGGCCCTCCGCTCGTCGCGGTCGCGGACCTCGACGACACGATCCTCGAGGACATCCGCTACGCCGGCGCCGACAACTTCGTGGGCGCACCGATCCCCGGCTACGAGGCGCCCCGCTGCCTGCTCGTCGAGCCGGCCGCGCGGGCGCTCGTGGCGGTGCAGGCCGACCTGCGCGCGGTCGGGATGGGGCTCCAGGTCTTCGACTGCTACCGCCCGAAGCGCGCCGTCGACCGCTTCGTGCGCTGGGCGGCCGAGCCCGGCGAGCACACCAAGGAGGCCTACTACCCGCGCGTCCCGAAGGGCGAGCTGGTGACCCGGGGCTACATCGCGGCGACGTCCGCGCACAGCCGCGGGGCCACCGTGGATCTGACGCTCGTCGCGCTCGATTCCTGGGGTGGGGCGACCCCGCTCGACATGGGCACCCCCTTCGACTTCTTCGACGAGCGCTCCCACGCCGACTCGACGGGCGTCCCGGCCGAGGCACGCGAGAACCGGCGTCGCCTGCGTGACGCCATGCAGCGGCGCGGCTTCCGGCCCCTCGCCCAGGAGTGGTGGCACTTCAGCTACCAGCCCGAGCCCTACCCGGACCGGGCCTTCGACGTGCCGATCCGCTGA